The stretch of DNA ACTCTCGGGAATAATGCGAGTTCTCAGCCTGGAAGTCGACAAAGTTCTTGCGCTTGGtggtcttctcgtcgacgCAGAAACTGGGAGCTGGAATCTCCTTGATAAGACCCATCACCTGGGCCATGGTGGGTTTGGCAAGCAGCCCGGAAGAAACACAATATGAGTTTCTGCAACTGCTTTTACCGCATCCCTTGGTCAGCTGAATCACATAACGTCTTTCAACACGAGACTTGAGTCGAGAACCCGTGGGGTCGTTGACAGACGAATAGAGAGGTCCGAAACAGGTGTCACAGAGCTCAAGCGCATTGTTGCCTCGACCTCGAATGCAGAGAGTATTGGAGCAAAGCTCTGGAGCAATCTTGTCACGAGTAGCCAGCGTGTGCAGCTTCTGGTGACTCAACAAGTCTCTCAGACGCACAGGCTTCTTGCACACGTGACAGTCGGTGGTTTTGGCTCCACAGGCACTCTCATGGCCTGAGTATCCCGAAATCAAGTCACGGGGAGAAGCCACGTCACGCGGAACTCGAAGATGGCAGAATCGACACTCATGAAGCGTCAGCGGACACTCAGTGTGGCTGTGGAGGGCGAGAGTGATGTGGTTAGAGGCTTGAAAGCCACAAGCACAGGGCTGCGGCGTAGTATGAGAGTAGTGAACATGAGTGTCGTGAGCGTCAGAACCGTCTCCAAACTTGTCACACGACTGACAGTGCCAATGAGACTCGCGTGGCTCTCCTCTCTTAAACACATGACCACAAACGTCAAACTGGTCGCAAGGAATGTTGTTTCTGGCGCAAAAGTTGGAATGCAGAGTGTAACTTTGGTCGGGAATGTAATTGTTACAAGTGGGACACTTGGTTGAATTGGCAGGGGCATCATCTGCCATTTCATGATCACCATCTTCGATTTCAATTGCATGATTCTCTATCTTGAGCTCATCTTCGCTCCATATGTACAGCTCCTGGCCGAAAGGATTGCTCGCTTGAATGTCCACCGAACCGTCCAATGTCGACCAGATGAAACTGGACGGACAAGTGTCCTGAGAGATGCCAATGAAAGCTCTGAAAGAAGCAATGGTAATGTGGGGGAATTTCTCAAGAGAAATCCTGTGCTTGGATGGCCCAGATGAAAATGGCAGCGAAGTGATGGTGCTAAAGTCTAGACTTGCGAGATCCGCAGCAGTATCACGAGTCTTGTAAGACCCAGCACTAGCAATCTGGCCATTGTCCACTCCCACAGGGACCAGGACATCCAGATTAACGTCAGTATCAACAATGCAAACAGTAGACGCGGGAGAGAGGCTTTCTACCACAAACTCAAGATCACGCGACGCATCAGAAGGATTCCTGATCACAATGTTCTGACCGACTGTCAGCGCAGTGTAACTTGCCCTTAATGCAGCCTCGAGCAGAGCCTCATAGTTGTCGACCTGGTATTGATCACGGGGCTTGAGAGTCATGTCGGTAGCAAGCGggatgtcacgtgatacgGTCACATCGAGGATGGCTCCTGTTTCCGTCCTGATGTTCTCCAGGACGATCTGTGGCACTCCGACCGTTCCCGATTCGGCAGTGAATTCCTTGACTCCGACCGTCGTCAAGTGCGAGTCTCGTGGGTTCTTTGGATCACGTGCTTTGATTGTGAAGAGCAGTGGGCGAGGCAGTTCATCTCCAAACTCCGCCACTAGGGAGTCCAGAACGTCCGCTGGCAGAGTGATTTTGTCGCTGTATTTGTTAGCCCAAGTGTATGCAACGAGTTTCATTATGCTGATGATAATTAGAGCAGTTGTTTTTGGCTGTGATTGTGATCGATGGTGTCGTATGGAGCCAGCAGTTGTCGAATCTGTGCTTATATCGTAGTTTTCTGGTGCGTAAACCAACAGTTAGTCCCCGTGTCGCAGTTTAGGAGGATTTCAAGGGTGTCGTGTGGTGGATCAAGTGTATAAATAAATCGCCACATGTTGAGTTTGAGCAGAGGGCGCATGTCAGATGCACAACCTTGCAGAAGGAAGATTCTGGAGaaagaaaataaaaagtGCTGACAAATGAGGGTGGCGATGATGGCGTCATAATGGCAAGATcggagagatggaggggAGCCCCGACGGCGTTTTGGCTTGgttttttcttctttcttttaTAGTGGTTCGAGTCCATGGcatagctacaagtagtgatAGTCATATCTCAGTCTGTACATGGCATGGAATGAGTACCACACGTCGGGTCTTCTGACTTACTGTAAAAGTGGTCATATAACGGCCACGAAATGTCTGATATATTCTTCAAGTTACCTCCTCTTAATCTGTGCAAAAATCAACTTCTCATGACCGATATTGCAATAGTTATTATCTCTTCAAACCGCACACGACTTAGTTAAGACTTGTCAACTAAGTGAGAATATAGTTGAACCAAGTACTTGATCCCCATCAACAATCTCcatccaactccaccaaaAATACATCAAATGACAGAAAAATGGCAGCTTGGGAATTTAAAAACCTTCCCGACACTAATTTCTTCTCGCAGACCCCCAAATTACCCCCCAAACTCCCCCATTCTCCTCCGTTATCTCCCCCGATTATGCTCAAATAAAGTTTCTTCACGATATCGAATTTTTTTGAACCCCAAATGGCGCATCTTCTcactccaacatcaccatgaAACTACCACTAATAGCTATCGTAGGAACCACGGGAGTGGGCAAGTCCAACTTCTCGATCGAACTAGCTAAAGCGATATCCGGAGAAATCATCAATGGCGATTCCATGCAGGTTTACCAAGGACTAAACCAGATTACTAATAAACACCCGATGGAAGAACGACAGGGAGTCCCGCACCATCTTCTGGGCCACGTGAgctggaaggaggagtacgGAGTGCACCGATTCGAGGACGAGGTGCTGACTAAGATCAGGGAGATCAGAGCTCGGGGAAAAGTGCCCATTTTGGTGGGAGGAACCCATTACTACATTCAGAGCGTGCTGTTCAGGGAGAACATtgtcaagattgaggagaaACGGGAATTGAGCCAGCGGGAACTGGAGGTTCTCGATTCCCGTGATCTGTGTTTGTCTGAATTGCGCAAATTGGATCCCCAGATTGCCCAAAAGTTTCACCCCAATGATACCCGTCGAATTCGACGCATGCTGGAAATCTGCCTTCTGACAGGAGAGAAGCCCAGCGAGGTGTTTAGCCAGCAGAATAAAACCAAGTCGCGCGACCGCACGCTGGTATTCTGGCTCTTTTCCGACCAGCAAGTTCTCAACGATCGTCTTGACAAACGGGTTGATGGTATGTTGAGTAACGGTTtattggaggagatcaaggacATGTACCAGATCTATCGAGAGGGTGATATCGATATTGAGCGAGGAGTTTGGCAGGTTATTGGATTCAAACAGTTTCTGCCGTTTTTGGAAGGTAAAGAAGGGATTGAAACCGGACTCCAAGTGATGAAAAATGACACTCGACGATACAGCAAGCAGCAGATTGGATGGATCAGTAAAAAGTTGCTGAATCAGGTCCGGGAGTCCAGTGAGACCTTTTGTGTGCTTGACGCCACTGACTTGAGTGTCTGGAAGCAGACCATTGACCATGGAGTGGGCGTGGCTCGGGATTGGCTGGAGGGTAAAGATGTGGAGGACAAGAGACTTGTTTCCAGTAAACGAGAGGAGCTGCACAAGCTGGTGGCACGTGAGAAGACGGAGTTTGGGGCACGTGACGTGGAGTACGTGCAATTCGAGTGTCCTACTTGTGTGGACAAGGATGGGCAGCatgttgtttctgtgggTAAGGAGGCACTGGAGATTCATCTCAAGAGCAGGAGACATGTCAAGACTCTTCAGGCCATTAAGAAGAGAGAGCACAAtatgaagatgaaggaggagatggagaaaagaagaaaggTTGCCGAGGGCGATTCTGAGGAGGGAAAGGAAACTAAACCAGTAGCATAGAGCATTTAATGGATATGTTCTGTAAGCCTACAGTGCATCAATTAGTATACATATTGTTATTAGCTATAAATACTCTGTCCTTGGTTGGGGGGAGTGCTCGACTGCCGACGCAAAAGTGGACTGTGTTGTATTATCGAGACACGACCATAGTCGACAGAACACTTAATGTTGGCGATTCTTCctactcctcctcaaccacGGTGATAAACCGCGGAACGCCTCGCCGTTCATGGGCTGAATCGTTCTCGGGAACCTGGCTCATTCgtccctcctcctcctcctcaatgttCTCGTGGATCTTTCGCACAACATCGGCGTCTCGATCAAATAGCTCTTGGTACAGCTCGTTTCGAATAAACAACGAAGATTTGCCAAGAGCAGAACTGGATGACAGCCGCTTTAGACCCAGAGAGTTGGGGGCAGAGGCATTCTTGCTCTGAGAAGCCACAgcagtcttcttgtcgcCCTCCAGCTCAGCCAGACGCTTCTCCAGCCGCATGCACTGGTCTCGGTACGACTTGATTTCAATGTCGGAGGACTTTCGCAGAGAAGTAAGGGCGTCTCTGAGCGAGTCTCGGTGGAGTCGCAAGTGGTTGATTTCGGACTCAAGATGCACAATGGCAGCCTCGGCCGCGGTGGTTCGCTCCATGGCCGCGGTCGCCATGGCAATTGACTCTGCAacctcgtccttggtgggTGCAGTGACCGTCTCGGTTTCCATGACAACATCCCGGTCCTCATCTTGAACATCCGCAGCCGCCTCGACACTCTCATTATCACCTTCCTTAACTACCTTCCGCGTAACACCCATGGCCTGCACCTTGTTACTCCCGACTGCTCTCTGCAGCGAGTCAATGACCTCGAGATggccctccttgtcctccttgcGCAGTTTTTCCACACGCTCCAGTTCCTGGACCAGCCGGGAAACCTCATTACGCTGCCCCTCCAACAGcttctctgtctcttcaAACAGCAGCCGGTCTCGTTCGGCCTGTTTGACCAGCTGCAGCTTCTCGACGTTCTGGTTAGTGGCGATCCGCTTGAGCTCCATGACCTTGCGACGCTCGAGCTCAAGCGCCAGTCCAGGCTCCATTGTCGTCTCGTCTATACTCATGTTGGGcgagtgtttgtgtttgagtTGAGGCGACGATTTCTGCACAGACAGTTTGTGGTTGGCAGAAACAGCGGAGCCCGACAGCGAGCTGGGTTTGCGACTGAGGCTCCCTGCGCCAGCAGGAAGCAGCATGGAGCTGACCGGTGGCGGGTTTTCCAGGGTCACATTGGCTGATGTGGCGTTGAGAGAGTTGGAGCGTCCGTTGGCatggttggtgatggtgtttAGAAGCGCTCCGTCGGATTTGCGACGCATTGAGTGGAAGTGGGACGCCTGGGACGTCATTTCGATGGTTTCCACAACACCATCCGATGTAGTAGCAGGGGTATGACAAGAGGAGAGCTGCAGAGATGTGACGCTGGGATTGTTGTGGTTGTACTGGGAGAGGGGAACTGTTTGAAAGTCGGGGGTTCCGTTGACTTCAATGGGTCCACTGATTCGTCTGCCGCCGTACTTGACACTGGGGTTACGTACCAGTCCTCCATGGTCGCTCTGTGCagaggaaggaggagggcagTCTCCATGGAACGAGTTTCTCTGTGGGGAGGGATTGGTGGCCTGTCGTTTCACGGGCGCCGTGACACTGTTGGCTCGGGAGATGGGTTTAGAAATCTCGAGGGCCGAGCTCTTGGAGCCCTGTTTGAGCGTCGGAGTCGAGATGATTATGGATGTCCGAGACCCGGGCGTGTGTGTGGGAGCGGTGGGGGAGCTCTCGTGCGAAGACCCTCCGTAAAACGAGTCTCGCCATCGCTTCTTGAGCGACAGTTTGCGCGGCTCAGGCTTGGCCACATACTTGGGTCCATTGTCCATGCTCTGGGAGATTTCTCTGATCCGTCGAGCCACCTCGGAAGCCACATCCTGCTTGGTCTGGCCCAGAAGCGGAACTCCGTTGATGGACGCCGAGCTTCGTCGCGACGCTATGGACGACGTCGGGCGTGTTGCTGTTTGTGTGCCCACGCCATTCTCCACCGTGTGGCGCTTGTTGTCGCTGCCAATCGCCACGcccttgtcctcctcaacactggtggcggtggagcCGGAATAATCACCGTCGGACATGAAAGACTCTTCGCTGTCGATATCGATTTCGGTCATTGCGAAACTCGACACGCTCTGTACAGGCGAGAGAAGGATGAAACAGGTTGCAACCAGCGCATTCAGGGGTACATCTGGAGTCTTTAGTGGTCCAGCATCAGAGTTTAGCGCATGAAAGGCAAAACCCAGCACTACACAATCggcccaaaaaaaagaacaaaaaaaagctgGCGTCTATAATTTGACAAACTAAACCAACAGCCGCTTCCAGACCCACACCACACATCCCCAAGTCCACCGCACCCCTATTCCGCTTACTAAGACCATCTGGCGCGTCGCTGGACGGACATTGCCCGACCCCTGATCTCTGGCCCCCTGCCAATGCTA from Yarrowia lipolytica chromosome 1D, complete sequence encodes:
- a CDS encoding uncharacterized protein (Compare to YALI0D18194g, weakly similar to uniprot|Q8W1E7 Arabidopsis thaliana AT4g15420/dl3755w (ubiquitin fusion degradation protein UFD1 like protein)), which encodes MKLVAYTWANKYSDKITLPADVLDSLVAEFGDELPRPLLFTIKARDPKNPRDSHLTTVGVKEFTAESGTVGVPQIVLENIRTETGAILDVTVSRDIPLATDMTLKPRDQYQVDNYEALLEAALRASYTALTVGQNIVIRNPSDASRDLEFVVESLSPASTVCIVDTDVNLDVLVPVGVDNGQIASAGSYKTRDTAADLASLDFSTITSLPFSSGPSKHRISLEKFPHITIASFRAFIGISQDTCPSSFIWSTLDGSVDIQASNPFGQELYIWSEDELKIENHAIEIEDGDHEMADDAPANSTKCPTCNNYIPDQSYTLHSNFCARNNIPCDQFDVCGHVFKRGEPRESHWHCQSCDKFGDGSDAHDTHVHYSHTTPQPCACGFQASNHITLALHSHTECPLTLHECRFCHLRVPRDVASPRDLISGYSGHESACGAKTTDCHVCKKPVRLRDLLSHQKLHTLATRDKIAPELCSNTLCIRGRGNNALELCDTCFGPLYSSVNDPTGSRLKSRVERRYVIQLTKGCGKSSCRNSYCVSSGLLAKPTMAQVMGLIKEIPAPSFCVDEKTTKRKNFVDFQAENSHYSREWLSVAIEENKGNEQEAVKWLEYNAPKEITV
- a CDS encoding uncharacterized protein (Converted to coding from non-coding YALI0D18216g, similar to uniprot|P07884 Saccharomyces cerevisiae YOR274w MOD5 tRNA isopentenyltransferase, similar to Saccharomyces cerevisiae MOD5 (YOR274W); ancestral locus Anc_8.725), which gives rise to MKLPLIAIVGTTGVGKSNFSIELAKAISGEIINGDSMQVYQGLNQITNKHPMEERQGVPHHLLGHVSWKEEYGVHRFEDEVLTKIREIRARGKVPILVGGTHYYIQSVLFRENIVKIEEKRELSQRELEVLDSRDLCLSELRKLDPQIAQKFHPNDTRRIRRMLEICLLTGEKPSEVFSQQNKTKSRDRTLVFWLFSDQQVLNDRLDKRVDGMLSNGLLEEIKDMYQIYREGDIDIERGVWQVIGFKQFLPFLEGKEGIETGLQVMKNDTRRYSKQQIGWISKKLLNQVRESSETFCVLDATDLSVWKQTIDHGVGVARDWLEGKDVEDKRLVSSKREELHKLVAREKTEFGARDVEYVQFECPTCVDKDGQHVVSVGKEALEIHLKSRRHVKTLQAIKKREHNMKMKEEMEKRRKVAEGDSEEGKETKPVA
- a CDS encoding uncharacterized protein (Compare to YALI0D18249g, some similarities with uniprot|Q8WZS2 Neurospora crassa Dynactin (150 kDa dynein-associated polypeptide) ro- 3) — protein: MTEIDIDSEESFMSDGDYSGSTATSVEEDKGVAIGSDNKRHTVENGVGTQTATRPTSSIASRRSSASINGVPLLGQTKQDVASEVARRIREISQSMDNGPKYVAKPEPRKLSLKKRWRDSFYGGSSHESSPTAPTHTPGSRTSIIISTPTLKQGSKSSALEISKPISRANSVTAPVKRQATNPSPQRNSFHGDCPPPSSAQSDHGGLVRNPSVKYGGRRISGPIEVNGTPDFQTVPLSQYNHNNPSVTSLQLSSCHTPATTSDGVVETIEMTSQASHFHSMRRKSDGALLNTITNHANGRSNSLNATSANVTLENPPPVSSMLLPAGAGSLSRKPSSLSGSAVSANHKLSVQKSSPQLKHKHSPNMSIDETTMEPGLALELERRKVMELKRIATNQNVEKLQLVKQAERDRLLFEETEKLLEGQRNEVSRLVQELERVEKLRKEDKEGHLEVIDSLQRAVGSNKVQAMGVTRKVVKEGDNESVEAAADVQDEDRDVVMETETVTAPTKDEVAESIAMATAAMERTTAAEAAIVHLESEINHLRLHRDSLRDALTSLRKSSDIEIKSYRDQCMRLEKRLAELEGDKKTAVASQSKNASAPNSLGLKRLSSSSALGKSSLFIRNELYQELFDRDADVVRKIHENIEEEEEGRMSQVPENDSAHERRGVPRFITVVEEE